In Candidatus Cloacimonadota bacterium, the following are encoded in one genomic region:
- a CDS encoding energy-coupling factor transporter transmembrane protein EcfT produces MHRLINVRTILLTALTLSSIAVFRQNILTQLMVAFIAILLLMLQRDRRSLFGKLIGRIRHFWFAIVAIIILQILFRQDGAVYLSIWFVKVTDVGVMYGLSVGMRLINLILIAGLLFNISSSEYMLAFKAWRIPYEISFLVTTVIRFIPDYYRLFIAYRETMYLRNINLKELSIRNKLSALVSLLIPALTTNLADVKYRAIALDLKGFRYSKQRTNLYESKLKAHDYLIQFITLAGFVLLIVFIL; encoded by the coding sequence ATGCACAGACTAATAAATGTCCGAACGATTTTGTTAACAGCTCTAACGCTTTCTAGTATTGCGGTTTTCAGACAAAACATCTTAACACAGCTAATGGTGGCTTTTATAGCTATCCTGCTCCTTATGCTACAAAGAGACAGAAGATCACTATTCGGTAAGCTAATTGGTAGGATAAGGCATTTCTGGTTTGCTATAGTAGCGATAATTATTCTTCAGATCTTATTCAGACAAGATGGAGCTGTCTATCTGAGTATCTGGTTTGTTAAGGTTACCGATGTAGGGGTAATGTATGGTCTATCTGTCGGGATGAGGTTGATTAACCTGATCCTGATTGCCGGTCTCCTGTTTAACATCTCATCTTCCGAGTATATGCTCGCTTTCAAAGCTTGGAGAATACCCTACGAGATCTCCTTTCTGGTAACTACGGTCATCCGTTTCATTCCCGATTATTATCGCCTGTTCATTGCCTACCGTGAGACGATGTATCTACGGAATATAAATCTGAAAGAATTAAGTATCAGAAATAAATTATCTGCTCTGGTATCCTTGTTGATCCCGGCTCTGACAACCAATTTGGCAGATGTAAAGTATCGGGCTATAGCTCTCGATCTAAAAGGATTCAGATATTCCAAACAGAGAACTAATCTTTACGAATCGAAGCTGAAAGCCCATGATTATCTGATACAGTTCATTACACTCGCAGGATTTGTTTTACTTATTGTTTTTATCTTATGA
- a CDS encoding alkaline phosphatase family protein, which translates to MKRIFLIIGILLFLIVLSLVIYHYFHEFAGYEIYGGEATFSLIRETGNLVDILKQHDAGEIYEILIFDEQNKTIIIQEENLADFQVKRGVRGFFLSDLLTNTRLIDVKRIVIQTNNSHFGVYHLSYTEELSFYPIYDLIKEMIYYQGSEGASYFYGSYNPSDEVFTVPIEADSILFVYSSGEEEWRIVDSPENFSVYQELIFSYSPDQQERKLLKAIWEKPPLLSALDMNAKLKQAVGEKPTLAIFIDGLGYKLWNYAEEMGYTNSFPEMLILPMRSVFPPKTIYNYYAFGTGDLLPDNLSERKEIFADLFFSGVNGVIIEGEMQIFFSPYEQILHTKQAHYDNIDVRIFNSALEVLNDYDFVFIHFHDIDNNGHRFGPYSSEVLEAIQRTGNFITELKNRWKGSFFIFSDHGMHCHYEEDQKNCSGAHYTAQAEDIIAIFSDISEDIYQGVLDEKQ; encoded by the coding sequence ATGAAGCGAATTTTCTTGATCATAGGAATACTATTGTTCCTAATTGTATTGAGTTTAGTCATTTATCACTACTTCCACGAATTTGCCGGTTATGAAATCTATGGGGGAGAAGCAACCTTTAGCTTGATCCGGGAAACAGGGAATTTAGTTGATATCTTAAAACAACACGACGCAGGGGAGATTTACGAGATTCTTATCTTCGATGAGCAAAACAAAACAATAATTATTCAGGAAGAAAACTTAGCCGATTTTCAGGTAAAGAGAGGAGTAAGAGGTTTCTTTTTATCTGATCTGCTGACTAATACCAGATTAATTGATGTTAAAAGGATCGTTATTCAGACCAATAACTCTCATTTTGGAGTTTATCATCTCAGCTATACCGAGGAACTATCTTTTTATCCTATCTATGATTTGATCAAGGAGATGATCTATTATCAAGGTTCTGAAGGGGCTAGTTATTTTTATGGTAGTTATAATCCATCTGATGAAGTATTTACCGTTCCTATAGAAGCTGATTCTATCCTCTTTGTATATAGTAGCGGTGAAGAAGAGTGGAGAATAGTCGATTCTCCAGAGAATTTCTCTGTTTATCAGGAGCTAATCTTTTCCTATTCTCCTGATCAACAAGAGAGAAAGCTATTGAAAGCTATCTGGGAAAAGCCACCTCTACTCTCAGCATTAGATATGAATGCGAAATTAAAACAAGCTGTGGGAGAGAAACCGACTTTAGCAATCTTTATTGACGGTTTGGGCTATAAACTTTGGAATTATGCTGAGGAGATGGGATATACAAATTCTTTCCCTGAGATGCTAATTTTGCCTATGAGATCGGTCTTCCCACCAAAAACTATCTATAACTATTATGCCTTTGGAACAGGGGATTTATTACCGGACAATCTATCAGAGCGGAAAGAGATTTTCGCAGATCTCTTCTTTTCAGGAGTAAATGGTGTTATTATTGAAGGGGAGATGCAGATCTTCTTTTCGCCTTATGAACAAATACTACATACAAAGCAAGCTCATTATGATAATATCGATGTTAGGATCTTTAACTCTGCTCTGGAAGTCTTAAACGATTATGATTTTGTCTTCATCCATTTTCACGACATCGACAATAATGGGCATAGATTTGGTCCTTACAGCAGCGAAGTACTGGAAGCTATTCAGAGAACAGGCAATTTTATTACTGAGTTGAAAAACAGATGGAAAGGAAGCTTTTTTATCTTCTCTGATCATGGGATGCACTGTCATTATGAAGAAGATCAGAAAAATTGTAGTGGAGCTCACTATACAGCACAAGCAGAAGATATTATCGCAATTTTTTCGGATATTTCTGAAGATATCTATCAAGGAGTATTAGATGAAAAACAGTAA
- a CDS encoding ECF transporter S component yields the protein MSRWLSKFSTQDLIIIAIIAALGLAVKPVITPIVHLVSAPLLIPGGSLAGGFYMLWFGLIVVLVPRKGSAILTAFVQGVVTLIIGHFGHHGVMSILIYTAPGVAVEVVALFFRDKSSVIAQTTICAGANLVGSLLVALLIMRLPTIPLAISLTTALISGIGGGIVSYAIIKQLKKHRFELLTRETEGDSD from the coding sequence TTGTCACGTTGGTTGAGTAAATTTTCGACTCAGGATTTGATTATCATAGCGATAATAGCGGCTCTCGGTTTAGCGGTAAAGCCGGTTATTACCCCTATTGTGCATCTGGTTTCTGCACCACTACTGATCCCCGGCGGTTCTTTAGCGGGTGGTTTCTATATGCTCTGGTTCGGTTTGATAGTTGTATTGGTTCCCCGTAAAGGTTCGGCAATTTTAACTGCATTTGTCCAAGGTGTAGTTACTCTGATCATTGGTCATTTTGGTCATCATGGGGTGATGAGCATTCTGATCTATACTGCACCGGGAGTTGCTGTGGAGGTTGTTGCTTTGTTCTTTCGAGATAAGAGTTCTGTCATTGCCCAGACAACAATCTGCGCCGGTGCTAATCTTGTCGGATCGTTACTGGTAGCACTTCTCATAATGAGATTACCGACGATTCCATTGGCAATATCTCTCACAACTGCTTTGATTTCAGGTATTGGAGGTGGAATAGTTAGCTATGCTATCATAAAACAATTAAAAAAACACCGGTTCGAACTACTCACAAGAGAAACAGAAGGAGATAGTGATTAA
- a CDS encoding efflux RND transporter permease subunit, whose amino-acid sequence MFLAKVSIKRPVLITMLISVFLVFGVLAYLGLSLNLMPAIDFPFVVVQTVYVGAGPQEIESQISRRIEDAVSIISQVDFIQTYSMENVSFVMMRFSMRKSQEVAIREVKEKIDAILNELPRDAERPIALTWDISAIPVMDIVFSGEVSGTELYDYADQRLRDRFSQIEGIARVEISGGQKREIHVVLNRQTVEQNAISLPQLSGILAAYNMDMPGGQFQQRGQEFAVRLQGQIGDLETLRNLEIPTISGLRKLHEIAEIIDTGSEIRERAIFFDNRTGVREDNIIRFSLIPSPEGNPVNISRQVHREWPDILAELPENMKLYIVTDRADFIESSVNDTMGNILLGILFTGILLFLFLNDLRSTFIVALAMPTSIISTFILMQIAGFTLNMMTLMGFSTAVGILVTNSVIVLENIFRHKNMGNTRKVAADLGTSEIATAVIASTLTNIVVFLPIATMTSMAGQFFTEFALVVTFATLFSLLISFTLTPMLASQILPQNQKDNRFSKKMEKIFMKWEAFYKKILGFLIKNRKIAISFVGSVFILLVLSFFIAAAVGFEFLPSLDEGNIRVEVELPEGYDLSETALVMEQVKDIISQHSEVDFILTNIGSIGTLNVGSNVARASVNLIAAKERNLTTRQIADIFIEDLSGIPNTKIRVSAISSIGGGDSPINFFVMGQDLDRLEEMSQEIYDKLKDIPGLANLNTSLRPGKPELTFKPRLDRMSAAGVTSQELAINLRSSVEGLVATQYREGDREYDVKVLLDRPSYDTPAKIADLPIVTQSGVYSFSQLADLDFATGSSMLFRKDKFAAIEFTGDLTGGAVLGDITGQINQVITNEVELPPGFRVEWGGESQMLDETITDMIRTFILAVLLTYMLLAAILESFVQPIFILATLPLALIGVFLALFVTGQTMNIVSMMAIIMLVGIVVNNAILLLDYTNQLVRRGDEVRTALLIACPTKLKPIVMATFAIILGMLPMALGIGTAAREFRQAMGIVSIGGVIVSALLTLFIIPSVYYLFIRTKQVE is encoded by the coding sequence ATGTTTTTAGCAAAAGTATCTATCAAAAGACCGGTACTGATCACGATGTTAATCTCGGTTTTCTTGGTCTTTGGAGTTTTAGCATATTTAGGGTTATCCCTCAATTTGATGCCGGCAATTGATTTTCCCTTTGTTGTTGTACAGACTGTCTATGTCGGAGCAGGTCCTCAAGAGATCGAATCCCAGATCAGTCGTCGTATAGAAGATGCAGTTTCCATTATCAGTCAGGTAGATTTTATCCAAACCTATTCAATGGAAAATGTCTCTTTTGTGATGATGCGTTTCAGTATGAGAAAGAGTCAGGAAGTAGCGATCCGAGAAGTAAAAGAAAAAATCGATGCTATCCTGAATGAACTGCCACGAGATGCCGAAAGACCGATTGCTCTAACTTGGGATATCTCTGCTATTCCGGTAATGGATATAGTATTCAGTGGCGAGGTCAGTGGAACCGAATTGTATGATTATGCCGATCAAAGATTAAGAGATCGTTTCTCACAAATAGAGGGTATAGCCCGAGTCGAGATCAGCGGTGGTCAGAAAAGGGAGATCCATGTAGTTCTGAATCGTCAAACTGTAGAACAGAACGCCATATCCTTGCCTCAACTCTCGGGAATCTTAGCTGCTTACAATATGGATATGCCGGGTGGACAGTTTCAACAAAGAGGACAGGAATTTGCCGTTAGATTACAAGGACAAATAGGAGATCTGGAAACTCTTCGTAATCTGGAGATACCAACTATTTCCGGTTTGAGAAAATTACATGAGATCGCAGAGATCATCGATACCGGTTCTGAAATTCGAGAAAGAGCTATCTTTTTTGATAACAGAACAGGGGTTAGAGAAGATAACATCATTCGCTTCAGCTTAATTCCGAGTCCGGAAGGTAACCCGGTTAACATCTCGAGACAAGTACATAGAGAATGGCCTGATATCCTGGCAGAACTTCCGGAAAATATGAAGCTGTATATTGTGACTGATCGAGCCGACTTTATTGAAAGTTCAGTCAACGATACTATGGGAAATATTCTGCTCGGAATACTATTTACCGGTATCCTCTTATTCTTGTTCCTCAATGATCTGCGCTCCACTTTTATTGTCGCTTTGGCAATGCCAACTTCCATAATATCAACCTTTATTTTGATGCAGATCGCCGGTTTTACTTTGAATATGATGACCTTGATGGGATTCTCAACCGCTGTAGGGATCTTGGTTACAAACTCAGTGATCGTACTGGAAAACATCTTTCGTCACAAGAATATGGGGAATACTCGTAAAGTAGCCGCTGATCTGGGCACCTCCGAGATCGCAACTGCTGTAATTGCTTCTACTCTGACCAATATTGTCGTTTTCCTACCCATAGCAACGATGACTTCTATGGCAGGTCAGTTTTTCACCGAATTTGCTCTGGTAGTAACTTTCGCTACTCTGTTTTCTTTATTGATCTCTTTTACTCTTACACCTATGCTGGCATCACAAATTTTGCCACAAAATCAGAAAGATAACCGCTTTAGTAAGAAGATGGAAAAGATTTTCATGAAATGGGAAGCATTCTATAAAAAGATCCTTGGATTCTTGATAAAAAACCGCAAGATCGCGATCTCTTTCGTCGGTTCGGTATTTATTTTGTTAGTCCTGAGTTTCTTTATTGCTGCTGCTGTAGGATTTGAGTTTTTACCATCTCTCGATGAAGGAAATATTAGAGTAGAAGTTGAGCTACCGGAAGGTTATGATCTTTCCGAGACAGCACTTGTAATGGAGCAAGTTAAAGATATTATCTCTCAACATTCGGAAGTAGATTTTATCTTAACTAATATCGGTTCCATCGGTACTCTAAATGTCGGAAGCAACGTAGCTCGGGCAAGTGTCAATCTTATCGCTGCCAAAGAGCGTAATTTAACTACTCGACAGATTGCCGATATATTCATTGAAGATTTATCCGGAATACCTAATACCAAAATAAGAGTTTCAGCCATTTCATCTATAGGCGGTGGAGATTCTCCGATCAACTTTTTTGTAATGGGACAGGATTTAGATCGCTTAGAAGAAATGTCCCAAGAAATCTATGATAAGCTAAAGGATATACCCGGCTTAGCCAATCTAAATACTTCATTAAGACCGGGAAAACCGGAGCTGACTTTCAAACCTAGATTAGACAGGATGTCAGCGGCTGGAGTGACGAGTCAAGAACTGGCTATTAATCTCCGCTCCTCAGTTGAGGGATTAGTCGCAACACAATATCGGGAAGGAGATAGGGAATACGATGTAAAAGTGCTGCTTGATCGCCCTTCTTATGATACTCCGGCAAAAATAGCTGACCTTCCTATTGTTACACAAAGCGGAGTTTATAGTTTTTCTCAGTTAGCAGATTTAGACTTTGCTACCGGCTCCAGTATGCTTTTCCGCAAAGATAAATTTGCTGCCATTGAATTTACAGGGGATCTAACAGGTGGAGCTGTTTTAGGTGACATAACCGGACAAATCAATCAGGTCATCACAAATGAAGTAGAATTACCACCGGGATTTCGTGTAGAATGGGGTGGTGAAAGCCAAATGCTTGATGAAACAATAACAGATATGATCCGAACATTCATCTTGGCTGTATTATTGACTTATATGTTGCTCGCCGCTATCTTAGAGAGTTTTGTCCAACCAATATTTATTCTTGCTACTCTCCCTTTGGCTCTGATCGGTGTTTTTCTGGCTCTCTTTGTAACAGGTCAAACCATGAATATAGTTTCCATGATGGCTATCATCATGCTGGTGGGAATAGTAGTCAATAATGCTATCCTTCTGCTAGATTATACCAATCAACTTGTCCGACGCGGGGATGAAGTCAGAACAGCTCTGCTCATCGCCTGTCCTACAAAATTAAAACCGATAGTAATGGCAACTTTTGCTATAATTCTGGGAATGCTGCCCATGGCTTTGGGAATCGGAACTGCTGCCAGGGAATTCCGGCAGGCAATGGGCATTGTCAGTATTGGTGGTGTAATTGTTTCTGCGCTCTTGACACTATTCATTATTCCATCAGTATATTATTTATTCATTCGAACTAAGCAGGTAGAATAA
- a CDS encoding energy-coupling factor ABC transporter ATP-binding protein, with translation MLTLNNYTFRYPGDDKFLWQPLNFSFNRGEIILIKGSNGSGKTTLLYSLCGIIPQAISGEMKGEILFNQESVSNIPLKEIATEINILFQEPDKQIFMPFVEEEIAFGPENLALDREDIKRRIDNLLDRFDIVELRKRATASLSYGEKKLVVLAAILAISPAVILIDEFSAGIGDNMINRFVSYLRELKDEGKTIVLAEHHPAVREIAAKVIDLDALKYG, from the coding sequence ATGCTCACTTTGAATAACTACACTTTTCGTTATCCCGGTGATGATAAATTTCTCTGGCAGCCGTTGAATTTTTCTTTTAATCGAGGAGAGATCATTCTGATCAAAGGTAGTAACGGTAGTGGGAAAACCACTCTACTATATAGCTTATGTGGAATAATCCCGCAAGCAATAAGTGGGGAGATGAAAGGTGAGATTCTTTTCAATCAAGAATCAGTATCAAATATACCTCTCAAAGAGATTGCGACGGAGATCAATATCCTCTTTCAGGAGCCGGACAAACAGATTTTTATGCCCTTTGTAGAGGAAGAAATTGCCTTTGGTCCGGAAAATCTCGCTTTGGATCGGGAAGACATAAAAAGAAGAATTGATAATCTTCTTGATAGGTTTGATATAGTTGAACTTCGTAAAAGAGCTACCGCCTCTCTCTCATACGGAGAAAAAAAGTTGGTAGTTTTAGCGGCGATCTTAGCGATCTCACCCGCTGTTATCCTGATTGATGAATTTTCGGCAGGCATAGGTGATAATATGATAAACCGTTTTGTATCTTATCTAAGGGAACTGAAGGATGAGGGGAAGACAATAGTCCTCGCTGAACACCATCCTGCTGTGAGAGAGATAGCAGCTAAAGTTATTGATCTCGATGCATTGAAATATGGATAA
- a CDS encoding NAD-dependent epimerase/dehydratase family protein, with protein sequence MLKVAITGANGFVGSNLVKYSLEKGCQVTGLVRHTANLSLLPKNYTATKVDYWDSEQVKSVLHDQDIIVHNAAITRGKNWQQFYQQNVELTNHLVKIFNEIQSLKQFVFISSQAAAGVCTGTAGKREHEECLPVSYYGRSKLLAEEEIMNNCRKNWTIIRPASVFGAGDADFLQYFKLVRSGISFIIGFRPRYISLIHISGLVDMVYRTFDNPQAFNEIFFASCSSFYSWEDFISALEKAMGKKTLRIRIPEFLVYPVALWGEVKGGLSKRAALINLQKVREMKEGNWICDVGKAKESLGFDLESNLTEELRQTYEWYKEQGWL encoded by the coding sequence ATGCTTAAAGTCGCGATAACCGGAGCCAATGGTTTTGTTGGTAGTAACTTAGTAAAATATTCCCTTGAAAAAGGGTGTCAGGTTACCGGTTTAGTCCGACACACTGCCAATTTGTCCTTATTACCTAAAAACTATACAGCAACTAAAGTTGACTATTGGGATAGTGAACAGGTTAAATCTGTTTTGCATGATCAAGATATCATCGTTCATAACGCAGCCATAACTCGAGGTAAGAACTGGCAGCAATTCTATCAACAGAACGTTGAACTTACTAACCATTTAGTAAAAATATTCAATGAGATCCAGTCGCTCAAGCAATTCGTCTTTATCAGTAGTCAGGCAGCAGCAGGAGTATGTACAGGAACTGCCGGGAAGAGAGAACATGAGGAGTGTTTACCTGTCAGCTATTATGGTAGAAGCAAACTGCTGGCAGAAGAAGAGATAATGAATAACTGTCGTAAGAATTGGACAATAATCAGACCTGCTTCTGTTTTCGGTGCAGGAGATGCAGATTTCTTGCAGTATTTTAAACTCGTTCGCTCCGGTATATCTTTTATCATTGGTTTTCGACCGAGATACATCAGTCTCATTCATATCTCCGGTCTGGTTGATATGGTATACAGAACTTTCGATAATCCCCAAGCTTTTAATGAGATCTTTTTTGCTTCCTGCAGCTCATTTTATAGCTGGGAAGATTTCATCAGCGCTTTAGAAAAAGCAATGGGAAAGAAAACTTTACGTATTAGAATTCCTGAATTTCTTGTCTATCCAGTTGCCTTGTGGGGAGAAGTTAAAGGGGGGTTAAGCAAGAGAGCTGCTTTGATCAATTTGCAGAAGGTAAGAGAAATGAAAGAAGGAAATTGGATCTGTGACGTTGGAAAAGCTAAAGAATCTCTCGGATTTGATTTAGAGAGTAACCTTACAGAAGAGTTGCGACAAACTTATGAGTGGTATAAGGAACAGGGTTGGCTATGA
- a CDS encoding energy-coupling factor ABC transporter ATP-binding protein, giving the protein MDKIYRISNLSFSYEEEINVFSAVNIDLPSSEISVIVGKNGAGKTTLARILTGLTKGYTGSILLDNIELSKQRRGTIIDQVLYVKQDLIGNFMGITPDEDLMIWQNRFIEEDNRKKKQDRENALYQLGITHLFNKPVWELSYGQKRRSMLSVSSLLANKFWILDEPTASLDEQGISLLMKLIAEKKETNSGMLILTHRPELFNKLTNSVYFIRESQIIKNSQS; this is encoded by the coding sequence ATGGATAAGATTTATCGCATCTCCAATCTCTCTTTTTCGTATGAAGAAGAGATCAATGTTTTTTCCGCAGTTAACATTGACTTACCCTCAAGTGAGATATCTGTCATCGTTGGCAAGAACGGAGCCGGCAAAACAACATTAGCTCGCATTCTGACCGGATTAACAAAGGGTTATACCGGATCGATCTTGCTGGATAATATCGAATTATCCAAGCAAAGAAGGGGAACGATCATTGATCAAGTTCTCTATGTAAAGCAAGATCTGATCGGGAATTTTATGGGTATTACACCCGATGAAGATCTGATGATCTGGCAGAATAGGTTTATTGAGGAGGATAATAGAAAGAAAAAACAGGATAGAGAAAATGCTCTTTATCAATTAGGGATAACCCACCTATTCAACAAACCTGTTTGGGAATTGAGTTACGGTCAGAAAAGAAGATCAATGCTCTCTGTTTCATCACTCTTGGCTAACAAATTCTGGATCCTTGATGAACCAACGGCATCTCTCGATGAACAGGGTATCTCACTGTTAATGAAGTTAATAGCAGAAAAAAAAGAGACTAACAGCGGGATGTTAATTCTGACACATAGACCGGAACTCTTTAATAAATTAACCAATAGCGTCTATTTCATAAGAGAGAGCCAAATAATCAAAAACTCTCAATCTTAG
- a CDS encoding efflux RND transporter periplasmic adaptor subunit — translation MNKISFLLMLVSLLFLLTACGNNDDNNMRNIEQIHQEDGIPVKVEEIVYQPFSLILSYNANLNGIRETTVTSLLSDRVETVLVKVGDYVEKDQLLLTFPEDSPSAQYRQAKAAFESSEQTYQRMSVLFAEGGISRQELDQLETMKSINQANYLAASKMIYIKASIAGYVTQINFRETETANFGDPLITISQIDRYRSKVWVIERDINAVRPGLGAVARWQEQELPGRVVQVARSIDGNRQAFGVDLEFDNPENLLLSGVMVSIDIITYGNDKAIIVPRQYIQSDIEGDYVFIVANGNAVKRYVKLGANDRMVYEIAEGLAVGDILIKEGSQLVSNGIKIRIES, via the coding sequence ATGAACAAAATCAGTTTTCTTTTGATGCTCGTTTCCTTGTTGTTTCTCTTAACAGCTTGTGGAAACAATGATGATAACAATATGCGTAATATTGAACAGATCCATCAGGAAGATGGTATTCCAGTCAAGGTTGAGGAGATAGTCTATCAGCCATTTTCGCTGATACTGAGCTACAATGCGAACCTGAATGGGATCAGAGAAACTACAGTGACATCTCTTCTCAGTGACAGAGTTGAAACTGTTTTGGTCAAGGTAGGTGATTATGTTGAGAAGGATCAGTTGTTGTTAACCTTCCCAGAAGATAGTCCCTCAGCACAATATCGGCAGGCAAAAGCGGCTTTTGAAAGCTCTGAACAGACCTATCAAAGAATGAGTGTCCTCTTTGCAGAGGGTGGCATATCGAGACAGGAACTCGATCAGTTAGAGACCATGAAGAGTATCAATCAGGCAAATTACCTTGCTGCCAGCAAAATGATCTATATCAAGGCATCCATAGCAGGTTATGTTACCCAAATAAATTTCAGAGAGACTGAGACAGCTAATTTTGGTGACCCCTTGATCACTATCTCCCAGATAGATAGATATCGTTCGAAGGTCTGGGTTATTGAGAGAGATATCAACGCGGTTAGACCGGGATTAGGAGCTGTTGCTCGCTGGCAGGAACAGGAGCTGCCGGGTAGAGTTGTTCAAGTTGCCCGTTCTATAGACGGTAATCGTCAAGCATTTGGTGTCGATCTGGAATTTGACAATCCAGAGAATTTACTACTCTCAGGGGTAATGGTATCAATAGATATAATAACTTACGGAAATGATAAGGCAATCATTGTTCCGAGACAATACATTCAATCGGATATTGAGGGCGATTATGTGTTTATTGTCGCTAATGGTAATGCGGTTAAAAGATATGTCAAACTCGGAGCTAACGATCGCATGGTTTACGAGATCGCTGAAGGGTTGGCAGTAGGAGATATTCTCATCAAGGAAGGTTCTCAATTAGTTAGTAACGGTATTAAGATAAGAATTGAAAGTTAG
- a CDS encoding T9SS type A sorting domain-containing protein — translation MTPFLLKSYDGGDNWLEFNLATLVGGDNASESIAFDPVDDQTLYVGMEGRVIKSTDGGYNWTVMMESEFDIWGMAVSKHNNQIVYASSHQRYVYEDFLLYISSDSGETWDVVNGGFGKRMTYSLEYRALEGLDELFLGTIGDGVFRYRNEIDEVSTEEEFIIPSKSLQITNYPNPFNYRTTIRFSLPESANVNLSIYSIKGNRIVTLLDDSLQNGDHSIVWDGADKKGNLLPSGIYFPVLETETEKTIGKMLLLK, via the coding sequence TTGACCCCATTTCTGTTAAAATCTTATGATGGTGGTGATAACTGGTTAGAATTCAACCTTGCTACATTAGTTGGCGGAGATAATGCCTCTGAATCTATAGCATTCGATCCTGTTGATGATCAAACACTTTATGTTGGTATGGAAGGCAGAGTGATTAAAAGTACTGATGGTGGTTATAATTGGACTGTAATGATGGAAAGTGAATTTGATATCTGGGGAATGGCTGTCAGCAAACATAATAATCAGATCGTCTATGCTTCATCGCATCAAAGATATGTCTATGAAGATTTTCTCCTTTATATTAGTTCTGATAGTGGAGAAACTTGGGATGTGGTAAACGGTGGATTCGGCAAAAGAATGACTTATAGTTTAGAATACCGTGCTCTTGAAGGATTAGATGAACTGTTTCTTGGCACTATAGGAGACGGCGTTTTCAGATACAGAAATGAGATAGATGAGGTCTCTACGGAAGAAGAATTTATTATCCCGAGCAAATCTTTACAGATAACGAATTATCCGAATCCCTTCAACTATCGAACTACAATTCGGTTCAGTCTTCCTGAATCGGCGAATGTCAATCTCTCTATATATTCTATTAAAGGGAACCGTATAGTAACCCTTCTTGATGATTCTTTACAAAACGGAGACCATTCTATCGTATGGGATGGAGCAGATAAAAAGGGCAATCTCTTACCAAGCGGGATTTACTTCCCTGTGTTAGAAACAGAGACAGAAAAAACTATAGGGAAAATGCTGCTATTGAAATAG